The Astyanax mexicanus isolate ESR-SI-001 chromosome 20, AstMex3_surface, whole genome shotgun sequence genome contains a region encoding:
- the LOC103022541 gene encoding protein AMBP, producing MKSVLVCFLLAAVALIQASPLPSTPLIQTQENFNLNRFLGKWYDIASASNCPWRKKHKADSPIGSLELQKTTDSTSLSMKRIMSRSGVCKMITGNYVLTETPGRFYYHSLKWSADVDAYVVHTNYDEYALVVMLKQRQGGNKTTSVKLYGRKMELRPTLIEDFKTLVSEQGLSADTISIKINKGECVPGEQTAQPSQARARRAAVLPAAEEGSADDTPLFRGAESCTAEPDSGPCFGMIQRYYYNSSLMACQQFVFGGCMGNQNNFVTEKECLQTCRTEAACRLPMDAGPCNTPQELWAFDSSIGKCVSFKYGGCKGNGNKFYTQKECEEYCGVMKEGDEDLLKVN from the exons ATGaagagtgtgttggtgtgtttcctGCTGGCCGCCGTGGCCCTGATTCAGGCCAGTCCCCTACCATCAACCCCACTGATCCAAACCCAGGAGAACTTCAACCTCAACCGG TTTTTGGGGAAATGGTACGATATCGCCTCTGCCTCAAACTGCCCCTGGAGGAAGAAGCACAAAGCTGATTCTCCCATCGGATCCCTGGAGCTTCAGAAAACCACCGACTCCACCAGCCTCAGCATGAAGCGCATCATGTCCAG GAGTGGTGTGTGTAAGATGATCACTGGCAATTATGTTCTGACAGAAACTCCAGGAAGATTCTACTACCACAGCCTGA agtggtcGGCTGATGTGGATGCGTATGTGGTTCACACTAATTATGATGAGTACGCTCTGGTGGTGATGCTGAAACAGAGACAGGGAGGAAACAAGACCACCTCCGTCAAACTCTACG GCCGGAAGATGGAACTGCGCCCCACTCTGATAGAGGACTTCAAGACCCTGGTGTCTGAACAGGGCCTGAGTGCAGATACCATCTCCATTAAAATAAACaaag GTGAATGTGTTCCAGGTGAGCAGACCGCCCAGCCGTCTCAG gccaGGGCGAGGAGAGCTGCAGTTCTTCCAGCAGCAGAGGAAGGTTCAGCAGATGATACTCCGCTGTTCAGAGGAGCAG agtccTGCACTGCTGAGCCGGATTCCGGCCCGTGTTTTGGGATGATCCAGCGTTATTACTATAACTCCTCCCTCATGGCCTGTCAGCAGTTTGTGTTTGGAGGCTGTATGGGAAACCAGAACAACTTTGTGACGGAAAAGGAATGTCTGCAGACCTGCCGCACTGaag CCGCCTGCAGGCTCCCGATGGACGCCGGCCCCTGTAACACGCCTCAGGAACTGTGGGCCTTCGACTCGTCCATCGGCAAGTGTGTGTCCTTCAAATACGGAGGCTGTAAGGGCAACGGCAACAAGTTCTACACCCAGAAGGAGTGTGAGGAGTACTGCGGAGTGATGAAAGAAG GTGATGAAGATTTACTCAAAGTAAACTAA